One window from the genome of Streptomyces sp. WZ-12 encodes:
- a CDS encoding GNAT family N-acetyltransferase produces MRGEPPNPPAGVVHEQDGPLLRAVGQFRGFVSAPRDVGVRGAELDRLIARQRDFFAARGEAVEWKTRGHDRPVDLTERLCAAGFVPEERETVLIGRAERMAAAPVLPDGVTLRRVTADADLHRIAAMESEVWGQDWGWLGEDLIGRVAAAPDTIAVLVAEAGGEVVSAAWLVVREGTEFAGLWGGTTRPAWRGRGIYRALVAARAELAVARGVRYLQVDASDDSAPILRRLGFRAVTTTTPYVWSPPSRA; encoded by the coding sequence ATGCGTGGCGAGCCGCCCAACCCTCCGGCCGGGGTCGTCCACGAGCAGGACGGTCCGCTGTTGCGGGCCGTCGGCCAGTTCCGCGGCTTCGTCAGCGCTCCGCGCGATGTCGGCGTGCGCGGCGCCGAGTTGGACCGGTTGATCGCCCGTCAGCGGGACTTCTTCGCCGCGCGCGGGGAGGCGGTGGAGTGGAAGACCCGGGGGCACGACCGTCCCGTCGATCTCACCGAGCGGTTGTGCGCGGCGGGCTTCGTTCCCGAGGAGCGGGAGACGGTGCTCATCGGCCGGGCGGAGCGGATGGCGGCGGCGCCGGTCCTGCCGGACGGGGTCACCCTGCGGCGGGTGACCGCGGATGCCGACTTGCACCGCATCGCCGCCATGGAGTCGGAGGTCTGGGGTCAGGACTGGGGTTGGTTGGGCGAGGACCTGATCGGCCGGGTGGCGGCGGCGCCGGACACGATCGCCGTTCTGGTGGCCGAGGCCGGGGGCGAGGTGGTGTCCGCCGCGTGGCTGGTGGTGCGGGAGGGGACCGAGTTCGCGGGCCTGTGGGGCGGTACGACGCGTCCGGCGTGGCGCGGCCGGGGCATCTACCGGGCGCTGGTCGCCGCCCGCGCCGAGCTCGCGGTGGCCCGTGGCGTCAGATACCTCCAGGTCGATGCGTCGGACGACAGTGCGCCGATCCTGCGCCGGCTGGGTTTTCGGGCGGTGACGACCACGACGCCGTACGTGTGGTCGCCGCCGTCACGGGCGTGA
- the cynR gene encoding transcriptional regulator CynR has protein sequence MALELRHLRYLLAVAEHGNFTRAAEDLHISQPTLSQQIKQLERTVGVQLLDRTGRTVRLTDAGEAYVQHARHALRDLAAAQRAVNDVQDLSRGHLRLGLTPTFTAYLVGPLTAELHARHPGVTLAVREMPQDRIEAALSDDDLDLGIAFTGPHLPGIEATDLFTETLSLVTAAPEADTDRPQPLPVTDLADHQLALLSGDFATRIHIDRYFDEHHVTPRIAVEANSIQALTEIVRRTSLATVLPDAITHDHPHLAPLPLAPALPTRTVALLRRSDAYRSAAVRAFTLLVRELVHTRGYTPA, from the coding sequence ATGGCCCTGGAACTGCGTCATCTGCGCTATCTGCTCGCCGTGGCGGAACACGGCAACTTCACCCGCGCCGCCGAGGACCTGCACATCTCCCAACCGACCCTCTCCCAACAGATCAAGCAGTTGGAACGGACCGTGGGGGTGCAGTTGCTGGACCGCACCGGCCGTACCGTGCGCCTGACCGATGCCGGCGAGGCGTACGTGCAGCACGCCCGACACGCGCTGCGCGACCTGGCTGCTGCTCAACGGGCGGTCAACGACGTGCAGGACCTGTCCCGCGGCCATCTGCGCCTGGGGCTCACCCCGACGTTCACCGCCTATCTCGTCGGACCACTCACCGCCGAACTGCACGCCCGGCACCCCGGCGTCACGCTGGCCGTCCGGGAGATGCCCCAGGACCGCATCGAGGCGGCCCTGTCGGACGACGACCTCGATCTCGGCATCGCGTTCACGGGTCCGCACCTGCCCGGGATCGAGGCGACGGATCTGTTCACCGAGACCCTCAGCCTGGTCACCGCGGCGCCCGAAGCCGACACCGACCGCCCGCAGCCACTCCCGGTGACCGACCTGGCGGACCACCAACTCGCCCTGCTCAGCGGTGACTTCGCCACCCGCATCCACATCGACCGCTACTTCGACGAGCACCACGTCACCCCCCGCATCGCGGTGGAGGCCAACTCCATCCAGGCACTCACCGAGATCGTCCGGCGCACCTCACTGGCCACCGTCCTGCCCGACGCCATCACCCACGACCATCCGCACCTGGCACCCCTCCCCCTCGCCCCCGCGCTCCCCACCCGCACGGTCGCCCTGCTCCGCCGCTCCGACGCCTATCGCAGCGCCGCCGTGCGCGCCTTCACGCTCCTCGTCCGCGAACTGGTCCACACGCGGGGATACACGCCGGCCTGA
- a CDS encoding DUF3817 domain-containing protein, whose translation MPVPPTRRPLRAAATVELASLIILLTNLATLHLPAVSSLAGPLHGCAYLFTIGAVTRDPHRTGRSVLLACLPGIGGLLALRRLTSTGTVAAATAA comes from the coding sequence GTGCCCGTTCCACCCACCCGCCGACCGCTGCGCGCCGCCGCCACCGTCGAACTGGCCTCGCTGATCATCCTGCTGACCAACCTGGCCACGCTGCACCTGCCGGCCGTCTCCTCGCTCGCCGGCCCGCTCCACGGTTGCGCCTACCTCTTCACCATCGGGGCCGTCACCCGCGACCCGCACCGCACCGGCCGGTCGGTGCTGCTCGCCTGCCTCCCCGGCATCGGCGGCCTGCTCGCCCTGCGCCGGCTCACCAGCACCGGGACGGTCGCCGCCGCCACGGCCGCGTGA
- a CDS encoding DJ-1/PfpI family protein, giving the protein MLVHCVLFDGFDPLDVIAPYEVLHCAGMLTEGAVRVELVSAEGPREVPSGLAAVSLRAAAALDPARADVIVLPGAVGDLRDPAGLSAAERAGTILEMLRRAVDTDLARLAGEALARPDTLVTTVCGGSLLLAMAGLIKGRSVNSHDLGRELLVATGAEHVDARVVDDGDLITSGGVTSGLDLALYLVEREIGPRVARAVERVFAHERRGTVWSATGAAPALSLPF; this is encoded by the coding sequence ATGCTCGTCCACTGCGTACTGTTCGACGGCTTCGACCCGTTGGACGTCATCGCACCCTACGAGGTGCTGCACTGCGCCGGCATGCTCACCGAGGGGGCCGTCCGCGTCGAGTTGGTCAGCGCCGAGGGGCCGCGGGAGGTGCCCAGTGGGCTGGCGGCAGTGTCCCTGCGCGCCGCCGCGGCCTTGGATCCCGCGCGCGCCGACGTGATCGTGCTGCCCGGGGCGGTGGGTGATCTGCGCGATCCGGCGGGGCTGAGCGCGGCGGAGCGGGCCGGGACCATTTTGGAGATGCTGCGCCGGGCCGTCGACACGGACCTGGCGCGGCTGGCCGGTGAGGCGCTGGCCCGGCCGGACACGCTGGTGACGACGGTCTGCGGCGGGTCACTGCTGCTCGCCATGGCGGGCCTCATCAAGGGGCGTTCGGTCAACAGCCATGACCTGGGGCGGGAGTTGCTGGTGGCCACCGGCGCCGAACACGTCGACGCCCGGGTGGTCGACGACGGCGATCTGATCACCAGCGGCGGAGTCACCTCCGGTCTCGATCTCGCCCTCTACCTCGTCGAGCGCGAGATCGGCCCCCGGGTGGCACGCGCCGTCGAGCGGGTCTTCGCCCACGAGCGCCGCGGCACCGTCTGGTCCGCCACCGGTGCCGCGCCGGCGCTGTCCCTCCCTTTCTGA
- a CDS encoding alpha/beta fold hydrolase — MTAATQIPMTMQTMTVRGLRLAYADAGGPGEPVLALHGHFGRARQFAGLAASLAPEFRVIALEQRAHGQSDRDDDLTPDAYTADAAAFVRELGRGPLPVLGHSMGGVVGFRMAARHPELVRSLIVEEGGALNRRPEVAHPVLDVRDWPRRAPTLGELRRRVEARGIPDAGYFLESAVELPDGWGFLFDYEDMVRSQELLIGDWWPDWLGSTCPALLVHGLDSGILPTSMARDMAERRPNTILREFPHCGHWVHDDAPSEFASAVREFLTARTGTAPSGTAR; from the coding sequence ATGACTGCTGCCACGCAGATCCCCATGACCATGCAGACGATGACCGTACGGGGCCTGCGCCTCGCCTACGCGGATGCGGGCGGGCCGGGTGAGCCGGTGCTGGCGCTGCACGGGCACTTCGGTCGGGCCCGACAGTTCGCGGGGCTGGCCGCGTCGCTGGCACCGGAGTTCCGGGTGATCGCACTGGAGCAGCGCGCCCACGGCCAGAGCGACCGTGACGACGACCTGACCCCGGACGCCTACACCGCCGACGCCGCCGCGTTCGTCCGGGAGTTGGGACGGGGCCCGCTGCCGGTGCTCGGCCACTCGATGGGCGGCGTCGTGGGCTTCCGGATGGCCGCGCGCCACCCGGAACTCGTCCGGTCGCTGATCGTCGAGGAGGGCGGCGCGCTCAATCGCCGCCCCGAGGTGGCGCATCCGGTCCTCGACGTGCGCGACTGGCCGCGCCGGGCGCCGACGCTGGGCGAACTGCGCCGCCGGGTGGAGGCGCGCGGCATCCCGGACGCCGGCTACTTCCTGGAGAGCGCCGTCGAACTGCCCGACGGCTGGGGGTTCCTCTTCGACTACGAGGACATGGTCCGGTCGCAGGAGTTGCTCATCGGTGACTGGTGGCCCGACTGGCTCGGCTCCACCTGTCCGGCACTGCTGGTGCACGGCCTGGACAGTGGCATCCTGCCGACGTCGATGGCGCGGGACATGGCCGAACGCCGACCGAACACCATCCTGCGGGAGTTCCCCCACTGCGGCCACTGGGTACACGACGACGCCCCCTCCGAATTCGCCTCGGCAGTACGGGAGTTCCTCACCGCGCGGACGGGCACGGCACCGTCAGGCACCGCACGGTGA
- a CDS encoding GlxA family transcriptional regulator: MHTVAILVLDHVVPFDMAAPLEIFGRTRLPDGRRPYRTRICAPTPQVRTDGFTLTVEWGLDALAEADTVIVPGCSEQAGAPHPEALRALRAAAAAGTRIASVCVGAFVLAEAGLLDGLRATTHWIAAAELARRYPQIEVQPDVLYVDNGQILTSAGAAASLDLCLHMIRRDLGSAIAADAARLSVMPLEREGGQAQFIVHEHPPVPQGSALQPVLDWIEDHLAHEITLKAMAARSGVSERTFSRRFREQTGTTPLQWLLRARVRRAQYLLENTDHPVERIAHQAGFGSPTAFRDRFRRVVGTTPQSYRTAFHGRPGADRPRLPGRRTELATSPPASRP; encoded by the coding sequence ATGCACACCGTGGCCATCCTCGTCCTCGACCATGTGGTGCCGTTCGACATGGCGGCGCCCCTGGAGATCTTCGGCCGCACCCGCCTGCCCGACGGGCGCCGCCCCTACCGGACGCGGATCTGCGCCCCCACGCCCCAGGTACGCACCGACGGCTTCACCCTCACCGTCGAATGGGGACTGGACGCACTGGCGGAGGCCGACACCGTCATCGTGCCCGGCTGCTCGGAACAGGCCGGCGCACCGCACCCGGAGGCCCTGCGGGCACTGCGCGCAGCGGCGGCCGCCGGGACCCGCATCGCCTCGGTCTGCGTCGGCGCCTTCGTCCTCGCCGAGGCGGGACTACTGGACGGCCTGCGCGCCACCACCCACTGGATCGCGGCCGCCGAACTCGCCCGCCGCTACCCGCAGATCGAGGTCCAGCCCGACGTCCTCTACGTCGACAACGGCCAGATACTCACCTCGGCCGGCGCCGCCGCCAGCCTGGACCTCTGCCTCCACATGATCCGCCGCGACCTCGGCTCGGCGATCGCCGCGGACGCCGCCCGGCTGTCCGTCATGCCGCTCGAACGCGAGGGCGGCCAGGCGCAGTTCATCGTCCACGAGCACCCACCGGTGCCCCAGGGCTCCGCACTCCAGCCCGTCCTCGACTGGATCGAGGACCACCTTGCCCACGAGATCACCCTCAAGGCCATGGCCGCCCGCTCCGGCGTGAGCGAACGGACCTTCAGCCGCCGCTTCCGCGAACAGACCGGCACCACGCCGCTCCAGTGGCTGCTGCGCGCCCGGGTACGCCGGGCCCAGTACCTCCTGGAGAACACCGACCACCCGGTCGAACGCATCGCCCACCAGGCCGGTTTCGGCTCGCCGACCGCCTTCCGGGACCGGTTCCGTCGCGTGGTCGGCACCACCCCGCAGTCCTACCGCACCGCCTTCCACGGCCGCCCCGGCGCGGACCGGCCCCGGCTGCCCGGCCGACGAACCGAGCTCGCTACCTCGCCGCCCGCATCACGCCCGTGA
- a CDS encoding carbonic anhydrase, with the protein MPDLAERLTRFQRDVYPAKADLFRQLANHHQPHTLFIGCSDARVVPELITSCEPGELFVIRTAGNLVPAYRRRSGDGVTASIEYAVAALGVSDIVVCGHSACGAMTALAEGHDLSDAPALAHWLHHADASRARAEAAGAPVDVASMVRQNVRAQLANLATHPSVAHALTENTVRLHGWVYDIAAGTVDPVTTP; encoded by the coding sequence ATGCCCGACCTCGCCGAGCGCCTCACGCGATTCCAGCGGGACGTCTACCCCGCCAAGGCAGACCTGTTCCGCCAGTTGGCCAACCACCACCAACCCCACACCCTGTTCATCGGCTGCTCCGACGCCCGCGTCGTCCCGGAGCTGATCACGTCCTGCGAACCGGGCGAACTGTTCGTCATCCGCACCGCGGGCAACCTCGTCCCCGCCTACCGCCGCCGCTCCGGCGACGGCGTGACGGCGAGCATCGAGTACGCCGTCGCCGCGCTCGGCGTCAGCGACATCGTGGTCTGCGGACACTCGGCGTGCGGCGCGATGACCGCCCTGGCGGAGGGTCACGACCTCTCCGACGCGCCGGCCCTCGCCCACTGGCTGCACCACGCGGACGCCTCCCGGGCCCGCGCCGAGGCCGCCGGCGCACCCGTGGACGTGGCCTCCATGGTCCGGCAGAACGTGCGGGCACAACTCGCCAACCTCGCCACCCACCCCTCGGTCGCCCACGCGCTCACAGAGAACACGGTCCGCCTCCACGGTTGGGTCTACGACATCGCCGCGGGCACCGTCGACCCCGTCACCACCCCCTGA
- a CDS encoding SRPBCC family protein: MAGFRIARSAPLSPEVAWRRLTRWEAHAARVPLTTITVTTPPPVGLGTIFVARTGLGPLAFDDVMRVVVWEPPGRSGGGAAGRCRVEKRGRLVSGRSTIEVAPRDEGCRVAWSGEIRLRALPGVSFPVPAWLARWLYGRIVQGLLER; this comes from the coding sequence GTGGCAGGATTTCGGATCGCTCGCAGCGCACCGCTCTCCCCCGAGGTCGCCTGGCGGCGGCTGACGCGCTGGGAAGCCCACGCGGCGCGCGTGCCGTTGACCACGATCACCGTGACGACGCCGCCTCCCGTCGGGTTGGGCACTATCTTCGTCGCCCGCACCGGCCTCGGCCCCCTGGCCTTCGACGACGTGATGCGCGTCGTGGTGTGGGAACCGCCGGGCCGTTCCGGCGGCGGGGCGGCGGGCCGGTGCCGGGTGGAGAAGCGGGGACGGCTCGTCTCCGGCCGGTCCACGATCGAGGTGGCCCCCCGGGACGAGGGCTGCCGCGTTGCCTGGAGCGGCGAGATCCGCCTGCGCGCGCTGCCCGGTGTCTCGTTTCCGGTGCCGGCCTGGTTGGCGCGGTGGCTCTACGGGCGGATCGTGCAGGGGTTGTTGGAACGCTAG
- a CDS encoding DsbA family protein: protein MVASAGHNKNGSEATRKGPRGNWRNYAVIGVGLAVICGAAAWIGQYARSGEATAFEPPSNAVGATTNGDKLALPVKPTIPVTLTVYEDPRSPESRAFAQQYSKTFGQLLASGQAQINYRLVTASDHQYGGSGAKEAAAAAACAQDQGRFSEFMDQVWANQPALQQDDFKNRTLLRKLAKKAGKIEHDAFNLCLDRGTRQGWVTKSQQDYASSGLGPVPVVQLNGKTIADPATKLTPSKLTALVAKEAQKVAAAGPTASPSPSPTS from the coding sequence ATGGTGGCCTCCGCAGGGCACAACAAGAACGGCAGCGAAGCAACGCGAAAGGGCCCTCGCGGCAACTGGCGCAACTACGCGGTGATCGGCGTCGGGCTCGCCGTGATCTGCGGTGCCGCGGCCTGGATCGGCCAGTACGCCCGGTCCGGCGAGGCCACCGCGTTCGAGCCGCCGTCCAATGCCGTGGGGGCAACGACCAACGGGGACAAGCTGGCCCTTCCGGTCAAGCCGACCATTCCGGTCACGTTGACGGTGTACGAGGACCCGCGGAGCCCGGAGTCGCGGGCCTTCGCCCAGCAGTACTCCAAGACGTTCGGCCAGCTCCTCGCGTCCGGCCAGGCCCAGATCAACTACCGTCTCGTGACCGCGAGCGACCACCAGTACGGCGGTTCGGGCGCGAAGGAGGCAGCCGCCGCGGCTGCCTGCGCTCAGGACCAGGGTCGGTTCAGCGAGTTCATGGACCAGGTCTGGGCGAACCAACCGGCCCTGCAGCAGGACGACTTCAAGAATCGGACGCTGCTGAGGAAGCTGGCCAAGAAGGCCGGGAAGATCGAGCACGACGCGTTCAACCTCTGCCTGGACCGTGGCACGCGGCAGGGCTGGGTGACCAAGTCCCAGCAGGACTACGCCAGTTCGGGCCTCGGCCCGGTCCCGGTCGTGCAGCTCAACGGGAAGACGATCGCCGACCCCGCGACCAAGCTCACGCCGAGCAAGCTCACCGCCCTGGTGGCCAAGGAGGCCCAGAAGGTGGCGGCCGCGGGCCCGACGGCCTCCCCCTCGCCCAGCCCCACCTCCTGA